The following proteins are co-located in the Manihot esculenta cultivar AM560-2 chromosome 9, M.esculenta_v8, whole genome shotgun sequence genome:
- the LOC110621945 gene encoding transcription initiation factor TFIID subunit 8 — protein MEVHREDKKADDFGRAVSRMAVAQICETLGFHGFKESALDALTDVAIRYLLDLGKTASTHANLSGRTQCNLFDIVRGFEDMGAPRGFSGASSSGNCVVSSGTIKEIIEFVGSTDEIPFAQPVPPFPVVRDKRLIPSFLNMSETPPGKHIPPWLPAFPDPHTYIRTPMWNERVVDPRAEQIEQARQRRKAERALLSLQQRLVSNGSAEASSSEANNDNVKELGVPESNPFLSTPLKPGEKDVSAVVLPDKLKNNACLMEAFAPAIEAAKEGDLAESEDRERRLLPEKRPAVIFKFKTGKKLLGEPLDLSLSRKGGGRVGHWLGRDEERDDKKRRAEYILRHSMENPHELTQL, from the coding sequence ATGGAGGTACACAGGGAAGACAAAAAAGCTGATGACTTTGGTCGCGCGGTTTCGAGAATGGCAGTGGCGCAAATATGCGAGACCCTGGGGTTTCATGGGTTCAAAGAGTCAGCTTTGGATGCTCTCACTGACGTTGCAATTCGTTACCTCCTTGACCTTGGCAAGACTGCAAGTACTCACGCTAATTTATCAGGTAGAACCCAATGTAATTTGTTTGACATAGTTCGAGGTTTTGAAGATATGGGTGCACCTCGGGGGTTTTCGGGTGCATCAAGTAGTGGCAATTGTGTTGTTAGTTCGGGTACCATTAAAGAGATAATTGAATTTGTGGGTTCTACTGACGAGATCCCTTTTGCTCAACCAGTGCCACCTTTTCCAGTTGTTAGAGATAAGAGATTAATTCCTAGTTTTTTGAACATGAGTGAAACACCGCCTGGAAAGCATATTCCTCCTTGGTTGCCTGCTTTTCCTGATCCTCACACCTATATCCGCACTCCTATGTGGAATGAGAGGGTTGTGGATCCTCGTGCAGAACAGATTGAGCAAGCAAGGCAGAGGAGAAAGGCGGAAAGAGCCTTGTTGAGTTTGCAGCAGAGGTTGGTGAGCAATGGCTCAGCAGAAGCTTCTTCATCAGAGGCCAATAATGACAATGTTAAGGAATTAGGAGTACCTGAGTCTAACCCATTTCTTTCCACGCCTTTGAAACCCGGGGAGAAGGATGTTTCTGCTGTTGTGTTGCCAGACAAGCTAAAAAACAATGCTTGTTTGATGGAGGCATTTGCACCTGCTATTGAAGCTGCAAAGGAAGGTGACCTTGCTGAGAGTGAAGATCGTGAGAGGAGGTTGCTTCCTGAGAAGAGGCCTGCggtgatatttaaatttaaaactggGAAGAAGTTATTAGGTGAACCTTTGGATTTGAGTCTTTCAAGAAAGGGTGGAGGGAGGGTAGGGCATTGGTTAGGGCGAGACGAGGAGAGGGATGATAAGAAGAGGAGAGCAGAGTATATACTTAGGCATTCTATGGAAAATCCACACGAACTCACCCAGTTGTAA
- the LOC110623486 gene encoding membrane magnesium transporter has protein sequence MGLGFVIGAFGVLILAHAAVSTIQYKGLLKIIEEEFSGPPMNVLGELLLGLMFCMWAALTAPGKFLSIHSHSEENRIVSLPESMDFIIFNHRGKAFPPGMDMRLNH, from the exons ATGGGTTTAGGATTTGTAATTGGCGCATTTGGAGTCCTGATTCTCGCTCATGCAGCTGTTTCAACCATTCAGT ATAAAGGTTTGCTGAAGATTATAGAGGAGGAGTTTTCAGGACCTCCAATGAAT GTGTTAGGAGAGCTGCTTCTTGGTTTAATGTTCTGTATGTGGGCTGCTTTAACTGCACCGGGAAAGTTCCTATCCATCCATTCTCATTCTGAAGAGAATAG GATAGTTTCTTTACCGGAGAGTATGGACTTCATTATTTTCAACCACCGTGGTAAAGCGTTTCCTCCTGGAATGGACATGAGACTGAATCATTGA